A DNA window from Malus domestica chromosome 12, GDT2T_hap1 contains the following coding sequences:
- the LOC108170928 gene encoding LOW QUALITY PROTEIN: probable methyltransferase At1g29790 (The sequence of the model RefSeq protein was modified relative to this genomic sequence to represent the inferred CDS: inserted 1 base in 1 codon; deleted 1 base in 1 codon), with protein sequence MARWCHPKCRLAKLMGWLQMLLGGLVIIFSICSLSKFYSAGVFLHNEDICRQFNGVKDAYEGFDIKALSDRVGEVLNKLESLQEKLESAVQQIEKDKEALHTTNITKFEYKKYLEEEVIRPLYTAHISLRLIRLPKAEGIHNSTMKEEPLINTFVIEELRKYITPKESRTGKISIYGTERIYNTIGHACVLNKKELEEYMSYDIGSYCNDDWNLAQKLMLNGCDPLPRMRCLTRASMVYQKPYPINESLWKLPDDRNVQWSNYHCTNFKCLMENNTKRGYCKCVGCFEMEKEKLKWVTNSSLTVDFRISDVLAIKPGEMRIGLDFGIGTGTFVARMREHNVTVVSTALNLRAPFNEMIAPRGLVPLFITLNQXPFFDNTMDMIHTAGFLDGWIDLQLLDFILFDWDRILRPGGLLWIDRFFCVRKDLDDFMCMFLQLRYKKHKWAISPKSRDEVYLSALLEKPPRAI encoded by the exons ATGGCAAGGTGGTGTCATCCGAAATGTAGGCTTGCG AAATTAATGGGTTGGCTTCAGATGCTATTGGGAGGCCTTGTTATAATTTTCAGCATATGCAGTCTGTCCAAGTTCTACTCTGCAGGCGTTTTCCTTCACAATGAAGACATATGCCGACAATTTAATGGCGTCAAAGATGCGTACGAAGGTTTTGACATAAAAGCTTTGTCTGATCGAGTAGGGGAAGTTCTAAATAAACTAGAAAGCTTACAGGAAAAGCTCGAGTCAGCGGTGCAGCAAATTGAGAAGGACAAAGAGGCCTTGCACACAACTAACATTACTAAATTTGAGTACAAGAAGTATCTGGAGGAGGAAGTAATCAGGCCTCTTTATACCGCTCATATTTCTCTGAGGCTGATTCGGTTACCTAAAGCTGAAGGTATTCACAACTCAACGATGAAAGAGGAGCCTTTGATTAACACTTTTGTGATTGAAGAGTTAAGGAAGTATATAACCCCAAAGGAGAGTAGAACCGGGAAGATTAGTATATACGGAACAGAGAGGATATATAATACAATTGGACATGCTTGTGTGTTGAACAAGAAAGAGTTGGAAGAGTACATGAGCTATGACATCGGGTCTTATTGCAACGATGATTGGAACTTAGCTCAGAAGCTGATGCTTAACGGTTGTGATCCTTTGCCCCGGATGCGGTGCTTGACAAGGGCCTCCATGGTCTACCAGAAGCCTTACCCTATCAACGAGTCTCTGTGGAAACTTCCGGATGATAGAAATGTGCAGTGGAGCAATTATCATTGCACGAACTTTAAGTGCTTGATGGAAAATAACACCAAAAGGGGTTATTGCAAGTGTGTCGGATGTTTCGAAATGGAGAAGGAAAAGCTTAAATGGGTTACCAATAGCTCACTTACTGTAGATTTTCGGATCAGTGATGTTCTGGCTATTAAGCCTGGGGAGATGAGGATTGGTCTCGACTTTGGCATTGGCACAGGAACATTCGTGGCAAGGATGAGAGAACATAACGTTACAGTAGTCTCTACTGCTCTTAACCTCAGGGCGCCTTTCAACGAGATGATTGCACCGAGAGGTTTGGTTCCATTGTTTATAACATTGAATC TACCGTTCTTTGACAACACAATGGACATGATTCACACCGCTGGATTTCTGGACGGCTGGATTGACCTGCAACTGCTGGATTTTATCCTGTTTGATTGGGAtcgaattctgaggcctggcGGATTGTTATGGATTGACCGGTTCTTCTGTGTTAGAAAGGATTTGGATGACTTCATGTGCATGTTTCTGCAGCTGAGATACAAGAAACACAAGTGGGCTATTTCCCCTAAATCAAGGGATGAAGTCTACCTTTCTGCATTGTTGGAGAAACCTCCAAGAGCAATATAG
- the LOC103423558 gene encoding nuclear transcription factor Y subunit B-4, giving the protein MDRSINMVDQEQDGMLPIANVGRIMKQILPPRAKISKEAKQTMQECATEFLSFVTGEASDKCHKENRKTVNGDDICWALSALGFDNYAQATIRYLHKYREAERDKAAANNNQNTADIKSYGGLQVPQQNQTSNLEFRVLGKGDNSLVTKP; this is encoded by the coding sequence ATGGATCGATCAATCAACATGGTAGATCAGGAACAAGATGGAATGCTCCCAATTGCAAACGTGGGTCGAATCATGAAGCAAATTCTTCCCCCAAGAGCCAAAATTTCCAAAGAAGCCAAACAAACAATGCAGGAATGTGCAACTGAGTTCCTAAGTTTTGTAACTGGCGAGGCTTCTGACAAGTGTCACAAGGAGAATCGCAAGACCGTCAATGGAGACGACATCTGTTGGGCTCTGAGTGCTCTAGGGTTTGATAACTATGCCCAGGCTACTATAAGGTACTTGCATAAATACAGGGAAGCTGAAAGAGACAAAGCTGCAGCTAACAACAACCAAAACACAGCAGATATTAAAAGTTATGGAGGCCTGCAGGTACCGCAGCAAAATCAAACTTCAAATCTGGAGTTTCGGGTGCTTGGGAAAGGTGACAACTCCCTTGTTACCAAGCCATGA
- the LOC103413958 gene encoding uncharacterized protein, with protein MEMESDQPDDVGNCIEEKSVQHLLDPGSPDISNMFGEQQVAPRVGDAYQVEIPSLTMDAEQYKLLTNPAHSKVVDGSHYFLVGLPVPIVYSDEVNNIEDRRLESPINPDNVVNGKSSKEARKRKKDPTRLRKKSSKLKVAALLFGLDKVEESKAENIEPPVVEENANQSLRSKCCYPVPGSSRSTWSDAEVDSFLLGLYIFGKSFYQVKRFMENKAMGEILSFYYGKFYRSDAHRRWSECRKSRRKKCILGEKIFTGWRQRELLSRIIPHVSEESQKCLSEGYKLFAEGTTSLEEYVSFLKSIVGIRVLVVAIGIGKGKEDLTGFALEAGKNNQELPACPKLPACKAFSSLTFSEIIKYLTGGVRLSKGRSNDIFWEAVWPRLLANGWHSEQPTYSLVFLMPGIKKFKRRKLTRGDQYFDSVSDVLNKVASEPELIQLQGEEELVPEATSDQDDLSNHQRHCYLKPRVVTSKPNRMQFTVVDTSLVHGAKSRGIVELKYSPVELQSNSEQTNCSRENEGDSCENKLNGHESDTAEMQLNSKTNMAKHLKRKRFTIVDTSLVHRGKSSTVTELRCSPTVFESVSKSTGLLQETEENSSADLLAKHKPDAADISLDGEVNNFSDNCHRDISDIGGTNQMEDKNSSDSTEKIEGHPNKKKGMSDDKKPKRTTLLKFSRKQKYRHSNSVGSLPKRRRLAACAKAETGCLVNSSSQGLQSEQVGSHGPLNSLDAGELVVSLAGPLEREPSIASLAEGSPVRESSSETHGGNCSGERMSHEKNENHQDQESSILNLHQDLMDSRNSENIVVFNLETNVDSLCLSSTEAHVVDTLSTSNMISRRQSTRNRPLTARALEALADGLLGIKKRKNHSEDVPGENQVSRPSRKARKRVRVTSSHADTVSGIVASEENEVNEGLNVSKDTDSKPLDQTGEKWPTSH; from the exons ATGGAG ATGGAATCAGATCAGCCAGATGATGTTGGTAATTGCATCGAAGAGAAATCTGTTCAGCATTTACTTGATCCAGGTAGTCCTGATATAAGCAATATGTTCGGAGAGCAGCAAGTGGCTCCCCGAGTTGGTGATGCATACCAAGTGGAAATCCCTTCCCTGACTATGGACGCTGAGCAGTATAAGCTTTTGACTAATCCTGCTCATTCAAAAGTTGTTGATGGTTCCCATTACTTTCTAGTTGGTTTGCCCGTACCAATTGTATATTCTGACGAAGTGAATAACATTGAAGATCGCAGGCTGGAATCTCCAATTAACCCTGATAATGTGGTTAATGGAAAGAGTTCTAAGGAagctagaaagagaaagaaggatCCTACTAGACTGAGGAAGAAAAGTTCAAAACTCAAAGTTGCAGCCTTGTTATTTGGGTTGGACAAGGTAGAAGAATCAAAAGCAGAAAATATTGAGCCGCCGGTGGTGGAAGAGAATGCAAATCAGTCGCTGAGAAGCAAGTGCTGTTATCCAGTTCCCGGTTCATCAAGAAGCACTTGGAGTGATGCTGAAGTGGATAGCTTTCTTCTGGGTTTATACATTTTCGGGAAGAGCTTTTACCAGGTGAAGAGATTCATGGAGAACAAAGCCATGGGAGAAATACTGTCATTTTATTATGGGAAGTTTTATAGGTCTGATGCACACCGCAGATGGTCAGAGTGCCGGAAAAGTAGAAGAAAGAAATGTATACTTGGGGAGAAAATTTTCACAGGGTGGAGGCAACGGGAGCTGTTATCTCGTATAATTCCTCATGTCTCAGAAGAATCTCAAAAATGTTTATCAGAG GGTTACAAATTATTTGCAGAGGGGACAACGTCTCTAGAAGAATATGTATCCTTCTTAAAGTCCATTGTTGGCATTCGTGTCCTTGTGGTAGCTATAGGAATTGGGAAAGGGAAAGAAGATCTCACAGGCTTTGCCCTGGAAGCTGGAAAGAACAATCAGGAGCTTCCAGCTTGTCCAAAATTACCAGCTTGCAAAGCATTTAGTTCTCTTACATTCagtgaaataattaaatatttgacCGGAGGAGTTCGGTTGAGCAAAGGGCGATCTAACGATATCTTTTGGGAGGCTGTTTGGCCGCGTTTGCTAGCAAATGGATGGCATTCTGAGCAACCTACATATTCTTTGGTTTTTCTTATGCCTGGCATAAAGAAgttcaaaagaagaaaattgacAAGGGGAGATCAGTATTTTGATTCTGTTAGCGATGTTCTGAACAAAGTGGCATCTGAACCAGAACTTATTCAACTTCAAGGTGAAGAAGAACTTGTTCCAGAGGCGACATCAGACCAGGATGATCTATCTAATCATCAACGCCATTGCTACCTCAAACCAAGGGTCGTTACTAGCAAACCAAACCGCATGCAGTTCACTGTTGTTGATACCAGTTTGGTCCATGGAGCAAAATCACGTGGCATAGTGGAACTGAAATACTCACCAGTTGAACTCCAAAGTAATTCAGAACAAACCAATTGTTCAAGAGAAAATGAAGGGGACTCTTGTGAGAATAAATTAAATGGACATGAAAGTGATACTGCTGAAATGCAATTGAACAGTAAAACCAATATGGCCAAGCACCTGAAGCGTAAGAGGTTCACAATTGTCGATACCAGTCTAGTTCATAGAGGAAAATCATCAACAGTTACAGAACTGAGATGCTCGCCAACTGTGTTTGAAAGTGTTTCTAAGTCAACTGGTCTTTTACAGGAAACTGAAGAAAATTCGTCTGCGGATTTACTGGCCAAGCATAAGCCTGATGCTGCTGATATTTCATTGGATGGTGAAGTGAATAATTTCAGCGACAACTGCCATAGGGATATATCTGATATTGGTGGTACAAACCAAATGGAAGACAAAAATAGCTCAGATTCTACAGAAAAAATAGAAGGCCACCCgaataaaaaaaaggggatgTCTGATGACAAGAAGCCGAAGAGGACTACATTACTTAAGTTTAGTCGGAAACAGAAATATAGACATTCAAATTCTGTAGGTTCTCTCCCCAAACGCCGAAGATTAGCTGCTTGTGCTAAGGCAGAAACAGGTTGCCTCGTCAACAGTAGCTCTCAAGGTTTGCAGTCAGAACAAGTGGGATCCCATGGCCCATTGAATTCTCTAGATGCAGGCGAGCTTGTTGTTTCTCTAGCGGGTCCTCTTGAAAGGGAGCCATCAATTGCTTCTCTTGCTGAAGGTAGTCCAGTAAGGGAGAGTAGTTCTGAAACTCATGGTGGGAATTGTTCAGGTGAGCGCATGTCGCATGAGAAGAATGAGAATCATCAAGACCAGGAATCATCCATCCTAAACCTACATCAGGATTTGATGGACAGTAGAAACAGTGAAAACATTGTTGTGTTCAACTTGGAAACAAATGTAGACAGTCTGTGCCTCTCATCAACTGAAGCACATGTTGTAGACACTTTGAGTACCTCTAACATGATCTCTAGGAGGCAAAGCACAAGAAACCGACCGCTAACAGCTAGAGCATTGGAAGCTCTTGCAGACGGGTTATTAGgaattaaaaagagaaaaaaccaCTCAGAAGATGTCCCTGGGGAAAATCAAGTATCAAGACCCTCCCGCAAGGCCCGGAAGAGAGTCAGGGTAACTTCAAGTCATGCTGATACTGTTAGTGGAATTGTGGCTTCAGAAGAAAATGAGGTGAACGAAGGTTTGAATGTTAGCAAAGATACGGATAGCAAACCTCTTGATCAAACTGGAGAAAAGTGGCCAACTAGCCACTAG
- the LOC103423557 gene encoding cyclin-H1-1 → MADFQSSTHRARWIFTPEELVGKYKAANQRAVQTLEKYGATLMEVDVDGTLSYPKPQVNADSRPKPINIEEEQFMRVFYENKLQEVCTNFHFPHKVQATALIYFKRFYLHWSVMLHHPKNIMLTCIYAACKIEENHVSAEELGKGISQDHQMILNNEMIVYQTLEFDLIVYAPYRSIEGFVNDMEEFCGLEDNQLQHLKDAAKMEVDKIMLTDAPLLFPPGQLALAALRSANHVCRVADFERYLSSILSRQSSAHTISELVEFLNAIDSWAKRYKFPSDKDLKHINRKLKSCWGLSTHDESKKRDKKSKHKSKRSSNEAQILPSRAQM, encoded by the exons ATGGCCGATTTCCAGAGCTCGACTCACCGAGCCAGGTGGATCTTCACTCCCGAAGAACTG GTTGGTAAATACAAGGCTGCTAATCAAAGAGCAGTGCAAACATTGGAGAAG TATGGAGCAACACTAATGGAAGTAGATGTAGATGGAACATTATCATACCCTAAACCCCAAGTAAATG CTGATTCCCGTCCAAAACCCATTAACATTGAAGAGGAGCAATTTATGCGAGTATTTTATGAGAATAAACTTCAAGAAGTGTGTACCAACTTTCATTTTCCGCATAAAGTTCAG GCAACGGCTCTCATATATTTCAAGAGGTTTTATCTACACTGGTCGGTGATGCTACATCATCCAAAAAATATAAT GTTAACCTGTATATATGCAGCTTGTAAAATAGAGGAAAACCACGTATCAGCGGAGGAGCTTGGTAAGGGGATCTCACAGGATCATCAAATGATACTCAATAATGAGATGATAGTTTATCAG ACTTTGGAATTTGATCTTATCGTTTATGCACCGTACCGCTCAATTGAAGGATTTGTCAATGATATGGAG GAATTCTGCGGATTAGAGGATAACCAGCTCCAACATCTCAAG GATGCGGCAAAGATGGAAGTTGATAAAATCATGCTCACAGATGCACCACTCCTTTTCCCTCCGGGGCAG TTGGCATTGGCTGCATTGCGTAGTGCAAATCATGTATGCAGAGTCGCTGACTTTGAGAG ATACCTGAGTAGCATTCTCTCTCGGCAGAGTTCTGCGCATACCATTTCAGAGCTAGTCGAATTCCTCAATGCAATCGATTCTTGG GCAAAAAGATACAAGTTTCCTTCAGACAAGGATCTCAAGCACATCAACCGGAAACTGAAATCTTGTTGGGGACTTAGTACACATGACGA GAGCAAGAAGCGGGATAAGAAATCAAAGCACAAGTCAAAGAGGAGTTCAAATGAAGCACAAATTCTACCATCTCGTGCTCAAAT GTAA
- the LOC103423653 gene encoding uncharacterized protein — MKIIFRSHELWDIVENDVETSAKKDEELIVAESKLLKENIVRDAKALGIIQGAVSDQIFPRITIQETANATWNVLKQEFVGDKQYDSIASVIENTKDLDTVDVQDVVAILKGYEQRIDRHDEAHTEKAFVSLNITPKQNKYNGNQGFKPQKNWKSKWKKGDNKPVNQAGKAVSTSEGAKNPCIHCDKLHFGECWFKDKPRCHNCHKLGHIAKDCRGKKVNQHADFVNQVNDTPTMFYVCNNATVKKCEDTWYVDSGCSNHMTGKEKLLVDIDRTMTTKVEMGTGQLIEVIGKGNLAVETKMVKRYIKEVMLVPGLQENLFNVGQMMEHGCFLVFGGTTAAIYDDESMSNLIAKVPMKGNRSFPMRLQSGMQMALKANIYFLINKSEVFDIFKKFKATIEFAKWLSVEKVEK, encoded by the exons ATGAAGATAATATTTCGATCGCACGAGCTCTGGGATATCGTCGAAAATGATGTCGAAACTTCGGCGAAGAAGGATGAAGAACTCATTGTAGCTGAGAGCAAGCTATTGAAAGAGAATATAGTCAGAGATGCGAAGGCACTTGGAATCATTCAAGGGGCGGTTTCTGATCAGATCTTTCCGAGAATCACCATCCAAGAGACTGCAAATGCTACTTGGAATGTACTGAAACAAGAATTTGTGGGAGATAAACAG TATGATAGTATTGCTTCTGTTATCGAGAATACTAAGGATCTAGACACTGTTGATGTTCAAGATGTTGTGGCTATTCTAAAAGGGTATGAACAAAGAATTGATAGGCATGATGAGGCTCACACTGAGAAGGCTTTTGTTAGTCTCAATATTACTCCAAAGCAAAATAAGTACAATGGAAATCAGGGGTTTAAACCACAAAAGAATTGGAAGTCAAAGTGGAAGAAAGGAGATAACAAACCTGTAAATCAAGCTGGAAAAGCTGTAAGTACCTCTGAAGGAGCTAAGAATCCTTGCATACATTGTGATAAGTTGCATTTTGGAGAATGCTGGTTCAAAGACAAACCTAGGTGCCATAATTGTCATAAACTTGGGCATATTGCAAAGGACTGTCGTGGCAAGAAGGTAAATCAACATGCAGACTTTGTGAATCAAGTCAATGACACTCCTACAATGTTTTATGTCTGCAATAATGCCACTGTGAAGAAATGTGAAGACACATGGTATGTAGACAGTGGGTGTAGCAATCATATGActggaaaagaaaaattgttGGTTGATATTGATAGAACTATGACTACTAAGGTTGAGATGGGCACTGGTCAGCTTATTGAGGTCATAGGGAAAGGCAATCTAGCAGTTGAAACCAAAATGGTGAAAAGATATATCAAGGAAGTGATGTTAGTTCCAGGTTTACAAGAAAATCTGTTCAATGTGGGACAGATGATGGAACACGGTTGCTTCTTGGTGTTTGGTGGTACTACTGCAGCTATATATGATGATGAATCTATGTCAAACTTGATAGCCAAAGTACCAATGAAAGGAAACAGAAGTTTTCCCATGAGACTTCAATCTGGAATGCAGATGGCTCTAAAAGCTAAT ATCTATTTCTTGATAAACAAGTCTGAGGTATTTGATATCTTCAAGAAATTTAAGGCCACAATTGAATTTGCAAAGTGGTTATCAGTTGAAAAGGTTGAGAAGTGA